From Streptomyces sp. HUAS MG91, the proteins below share one genomic window:
- the purF gene encoding amidophosphoribosyltransferase, with translation MPRGDGRLNHDLLPGEKGPQDACGVFGVWAPGEEVAKLTYFGLYALQHRGQESAGIAVSNGSQILVFKDMGLVSQVFDETSLGSLQGHIAVGHARYSTTGASVWENAQPTFRATAHGSIALGHNGNLVNTAQLAEMVADLPKENGRATQVAATNDTDLVTALLAGQVDEDGKPLTTEEAAGKVLPQVQGAFSLVFMDEHTLYAARDPQGIRPLVLGRLERGWVVASESAALDICGAAYVREIEPGEFVAIDENGLRTSRFAEAKPKGCVFEYVYLARPDTDIAGRNVYLSRVEMGRKLAKEAPVEADLVIATPESGTPAAIGYAEASGIPFGAGLVKNAYVGRTFIQPSQTIRQLGIRLKLNPLKEVIKGKRLVVVDDSIVRGNTQRALVRMLREAGAAEVHIRISSPPVKWPCFFGIDFATRAELIANGMSVEEIGTSLGADSLSYISIDGMIEATTIDKPNLCRACFDGEYPMDLPDPELLGKQLLETELAAGPAATAAADAIRRP, from the coding sequence GTGCCACGTGGTGACGGTCGACTCAATCATGATCTGCTCCCCGGCGAGAAAGGCCCCCAGGACGCTTGCGGCGTCTTCGGTGTCTGGGCTCCGGGTGAAGAGGTCGCCAAGCTCACTTACTTCGGGCTCTACGCCCTCCAACACCGGGGTCAGGAATCCGCGGGAATCGCGGTCAGCAATGGCTCCCAGATCCTCGTCTTCAAGGACATGGGACTCGTCTCCCAGGTCTTCGACGAGACTTCCCTAGGTTCTCTGCAAGGTCATATCGCGGTCGGTCACGCCCGCTACTCGACCACCGGAGCCTCCGTGTGGGAGAACGCCCAGCCGACGTTCCGCGCCACCGCGCACGGTTCGATCGCGCTCGGCCACAACGGCAACCTGGTCAACACGGCGCAGCTCGCCGAGATGGTCGCCGACCTCCCCAAGGAGAACGGCCGCGCCACGCAGGTGGCGGCCACCAACGACACCGACCTGGTCACGGCGCTGCTCGCCGGACAGGTCGACGAGGACGGCAAGCCCCTGACGACCGAGGAGGCGGCCGGCAAGGTGCTGCCCCAGGTCCAGGGCGCCTTCTCACTCGTTTTCATGGACGAGCACACGCTGTACGCGGCCCGCGACCCGCAGGGCATCCGCCCGCTGGTCCTCGGCCGGCTCGAGCGCGGCTGGGTGGTGGCCTCCGAGTCCGCCGCCCTCGACATCTGCGGCGCGGCGTACGTCCGCGAGATCGAGCCGGGCGAGTTCGTCGCCATCGACGAGAACGGCCTGCGAACGTCCCGCTTCGCCGAAGCAAAGCCCAAGGGCTGTGTCTTCGAGTACGTGTATCTGGCGCGCCCCGACACCGACATCGCGGGCCGGAACGTCTATCTCTCCCGTGTGGAGATGGGCCGCAAGCTGGCGAAGGAAGCTCCGGTCGAGGCCGATCTGGTCATAGCGACTCCGGAATCCGGCACTCCCGCCGCGATCGGCTACGCGGAGGCGTCCGGCATCCCGTTCGGTGCCGGTCTGGTGAAGAACGCCTATGTGGGCCGTACCTTCATCCAGCCCTCCCAGACGATCCGCCAGCTCGGCATCCGGCTGAAGCTGAACCCCCTCAAGGAAGTCATCAAGGGCAAGCGCCTGGTCGTCGTCGACGACTCGATCGTGCGCGGCAACACCCAGCGCGCCCTGGTCCGCATGCTCCGCGAGGCCGGCGCCGCCGAGGTCCACATCCGGATCTCGTCGCCGCCGGTGAAGTGGCCCTGCTTCTTCGGCATCGACTTCGCGACCCGCGCCGAGCTGATCGCCAACGGCATGTCGGTCGAGGAGATCGGCACCTCGCTCGGGGCGGACTCGCTCTCCTACATCTCCATCGACGGCATGATCGAGGCCACCACCATCGACAAGCCGAACCTCTGCCGCGCCTGCTTCGACGGCGAGTACCCGATGGACCTCCCCGACCCGGAACTGCTGGGCAAGCAGCTCCTGGAGACGGAACTGGCCGCGGGCCCCGCCGCCACGGCCGCGGCCGACGCGATCCGTCGCCCGTAG
- the bldC gene encoding developmental transcriptional regulator BldC: MTARTPDAEPLLTPAEVATMFRVDPKTVTRWAKAGKLTSIRTLGGHRRYREAEVRALLAGIPQQRSEA, translated from the coding sequence ATGACCGCTCGCACCCCTGATGCCGAGCCGCTGCTGACCCCGGCTGAGGTCGCCACGATGTTCCGCGTCGACCCGAAGACGGTCACGCGCTGGGCGAAGGCTGGCAAGCTCACGTCGATCCGCACGCTCGGCGGACACCGCCGCTACCGCGAGGCCGAGGTCCGCGCACTGCTGGCGGGTATCCCCCAGCAGCGCAGCGAGGCCTGA
- the purM gene encoding phosphoribosylformylglycinamidine cyclo-ligase yields the protein MSETKSGASYASAGVDIEAGDRAVELMKEWVKKTQRPEVLGGLGGFAGLFDASALKKYERPLLASATDGVGTKVDIARQLGVYDTIGHDLVAMVMDDIVVCGAEPLFMTDYICVGKVHPERVAAIVKGIAEGCVLAGCALVGGETAEHPGLLGADDFDVAGAGTGVVEYDNLLGPDRIRKGDAVIAMASSGLHSNGYSLVRHVLLDRAGLTLDRHVDELGRTLGEELLEPTKIYSLDCLSLTSTTEVHAYSHITGGGLAANLARVIPDGLHATVDRATWTPDPVFDLVGSAGRVERLELEKTLNMGVGMMAIVPQDSVDVALATLADRGVDSWVAGEITDRGDHATGAELTGDYAK from the coding sequence ATGTCTGAGACCAAGTCCGGTGCCTCCTACGCGTCCGCAGGCGTCGACATCGAAGCCGGCGACCGCGCCGTAGAACTCATGAAGGAGTGGGTGAAGAAGACGCAGCGCCCCGAGGTCCTCGGCGGCCTCGGCGGCTTCGCCGGCCTCTTCGACGCCTCCGCCCTCAAGAAGTACGAGCGCCCCCTTCTCGCCTCCGCCACCGACGGCGTCGGCACGAAGGTCGACATCGCCCGGCAGCTGGGCGTCTACGACACGATCGGCCACGACCTCGTCGCGATGGTCATGGACGACATCGTCGTCTGCGGCGCCGAGCCGCTGTTCATGACCGACTACATCTGCGTCGGCAAGGTGCACCCCGAGCGCGTCGCCGCCATCGTGAAGGGCATCGCCGAGGGCTGCGTCCTCGCGGGCTGCGCCCTGGTCGGCGGCGAGACGGCGGAGCACCCGGGCCTGCTCGGCGCGGACGACTTCGACGTCGCGGGCGCCGGTACGGGCGTCGTGGAGTACGACAACCTGCTGGGCCCGGACCGCATCCGTAAGGGTGACGCGGTGATCGCCATGGCGTCCTCCGGTCTTCACTCCAACGGGTACTCGCTGGTCCGCCACGTCCTCCTCGACCGCGCGGGCCTGACGCTCGACCGGCACGTGGACGAGCTGGGCCGCACGCTCGGCGAGGAACTGCTCGAACCCACCAAGATCTACTCGCTGGACTGCCTCTCGCTGACCAGCACCACCGAGGTCCACGCCTACAGCCACATCACGGGTGGCGGCCTCGCGGCCAACCTGGCCCGGGTGATCCCGGACGGCCTGCACGCCACGGTCGACCGCGCCACCTGGACCCCGGACCCGGTCTTCGACCTCGTCGGCAGCGCGGGCCGGGTCGAGCGCCTGGAGCTGGAGAAGACGCTGAACATGGGCGTCGGCATGATGGCGATCGTCCCGCAGGACTCGGTGGACGTCGCCCTCGCGACCCTCGCCGACCGCGGGGTCGACTCGTGGGTGGCCGGCGAGATCACCGACCGCGGCGACCACGCGACGGGCGCCGAGCTCACGGGCGACTACGCGAAGTAG
- a CDS encoding Glu/Leu/Phe/Val dehydrogenase dimerization domain-containing protein, with protein MTDVTGAPADVLHTLFHSDQGGHEQVVLCQDRASGLKAVIALHSTALGPALGGTRFYPYASEAEAVADALNLARGMSYKNAMAGLDHGGGKAVIIGDPDTVKSEELLLAYGRFVASLGGRYVTACDVGTYVADMDVVARECRWTTGRSPQNGGAGDSSVLTAFGVFQGMRASARHLWGDPSLRGRTVGIAGVGKVGHHLVEHLLADGAGVVITDVRPESVRRITDQHPEVRVAADTDALIREPGLDIYAPCALGAALNDDTVPVLTAKVVCGAANNQLAHPGVEKDLADRGILYAPDYVVNAGGVIQVADELHGFDFDRCKAKAAKIFDTTLSIFARAKDDGIPPAAAADRIAEQRMAEARGRA; from the coding sequence GTGACCGATGTGACCGGCGCGCCTGCTGATGTACTGCACACCCTCTTCCACTCGGATCAAGGGGGCCACGAGCAGGTCGTTCTCTGCCAGGACCGGGCCAGCGGCCTCAAGGCCGTCATCGCCCTCCACTCCACCGCCCTGGGCCCGGCCCTCGGCGGCACGCGCTTCTACCCCTACGCCTCCGAGGCGGAGGCCGTCGCCGACGCGCTCAACCTCGCCCGCGGCATGTCGTACAAGAACGCCATGGCCGGGCTCGACCACGGCGGCGGCAAGGCCGTGATCATCGGCGACCCGGACACCGTGAAGAGCGAGGAACTGCTGCTCGCCTACGGCCGGTTCGTGGCCTCGCTCGGCGGGCGCTACGTGACCGCGTGCGACGTCGGCACCTACGTGGCCGACATGGACGTCGTCGCCCGCGAGTGCCGCTGGACGACGGGACGCTCGCCGCAGAACGGCGGGGCGGGCGACTCCTCCGTCCTCACCGCCTTCGGCGTCTTCCAGGGGATGCGGGCCAGCGCCCGGCACCTGTGGGGCGACCCGTCGCTGCGCGGGCGCACGGTCGGCATCGCGGGCGTGGGCAAGGTGGGGCACCACCTGGTCGAGCACCTGCTCGCCGACGGCGCCGGGGTCGTGATCACCGATGTGCGCCCGGAGTCGGTGCGGCGGATCACCGACCAGCACCCGGAGGTGCGGGTCGCGGCGGACACGGACGCCCTGATCCGGGAGCCGGGACTCGACATCTACGCGCCGTGCGCGCTCGGCGCCGCGCTGAACGACGACACCGTGCCGGTGCTGACCGCCAAGGTGGTGTGCGGCGCGGCCAACAACCAGCTCGCGCACCCGGGCGTCGAGAAGGACCTGGCCGACCGCGGGATCCTCTACGCCCCGGACTACGTGGTCAACGCGGGCGGCGTCATCCAGGTCGCCGACGAGCTGCACGGCTTCGACTTCGACCGCTGCAAGGCGAAGGCCGCGAAGATCTTCGACACCACGCTCAGTATCTTCGCGCGCGCAAAGGATGACGGGATTCCGCCGGCCGCCGCGGCCGACCGGATCGCCGAGCAGCGGATGGCGGAGGCGCGCGGACGGGCGTGA
- a CDS encoding putative leader peptide, with protein sequence MQPLSDRAVTLVERRHVDLVRVASAICRCV encoded by the coding sequence ATGCAGCCCCTCAGTGACCGAGCGGTCACCCTCGTGGAGCGCCGCCACGTCGACCTGGTCCGTGTCGCGAGCGCCATCTGTCGCTGCGTCTGA
- a CDS encoding DUF3073 domain-containing protein → MGRGRAKAKQTKVARQLKYSSGGTDLSRLANELGASTSNPVSNQPPNGEPFEDDDEEDDPYARYADMYDDDEEDDSDESGPSSQRRGA, encoded by the coding sequence ATGGGGCGCGGCCGGGCAAAGGCCAAGCAGACGAAGGTCGCCCGCCAGCTGAAGTACAGCAGCGGCGGGACTGACCTGTCGCGTCTGGCCAATGAGCTGGGCGCATCGACGTCGAATCCAGTATCGAATCAGCCGCCGAACGGTGAGCCTTTCGAGGACGACGACGAGGAAGACGACCCGTACGCCCGCTATGCGGATATGTACGACGACGACGAGGAAGACGACTCGGACGAGTCGGGCCCTTCGTCGCAGCGCCGCGGCGCTTGA